In Cryptomeria japonica chromosome 10, Sugi_1.0, whole genome shotgun sequence, a genomic segment contains:
- the LOC131033317 gene encoding CASP-like protein 1U1, with protein MAGQTASTKLSSSFSSHGVMSFTEVLIRVLALGATLAAAIVMGRDNQTINIFSVEFKAKYSYSGALVFFVVANAIGCGYVFLSLPFALLKPKSHVAIKFLVFFLDLVMVALVMGGAAAAAAIGYVGRKGNSHTQWSPICNPFHRFCDHIGGALLSSFISVILFMFLTIISTISLYKHSH; from the exons ATGGCTGGCCAAACAGCAAGTACAAAGctatcttcttctttctcctcccaTGGAGTCATGTCCTTTACTGAAGTGCTTATAAGAGTTCTTGCACTCGGTGCGACCTTGGCAGCCGCCATTGTAATGGGTCGAGATAATCAGACCATTAATATATTCAGTGTTGAATTCAAGGCCAAATATAGCTATTCAGGAGCCCTGGT GTTCTTCGTGGTGGCCAATGCAATAGGATGCGGCTATGTCTTCCTCTCACTGCCATTTGCGCTGCTCAAACCCAAGTCTCATGTTGCCATCAAATTTCTGGTGTTCTTTCTGGATTTG GTAATGGTGGCGTTGGTGATGGGAGGAGCAGCGGCAGCAGCAGCAATTGGATATGTGGGTCGCAAGGGCAATTCCCATACTCAGTGGTCGCCCATTTGTAATCCTTTTCACAGATTTTGTGATCACATTGGCGGAGCTTTGCTTTCTTCCTTCATTTCAGTTATCCTCTTTATGTTTCTTACCATAATATCTACAATTTCTCTTTACAAACACAGCCATTGA